One Mycobacteriales bacterium DNA segment encodes these proteins:
- the ftsH gene encoding ATP-dependent zinc metalloprotease FtsH, with protein sequence MASPTSGATAEPTESPAVPTAASVSEPAQKVVPEGRVERLKASYAAWKRKRAATKGPGGKGLFFTLVATLVALFLLFITSLIHVNSGPDVREITTSQFDALALGNRIEKATILDEDSAVLLQLRTTEDALVLAADRKDAITPQVINVPDGRAEVFVNFTSGGAQTGRVTDTLKASGASYSTDEQTGKKRLRTVTEFLLPVLILANLFGLLFVGKGSGGSAIGEVTNFGKVDDGSRTGGSSVTFADVGGADEAVVELAEVRDYLKDPAKYKALGATPPKGVLLFGPPGTGKTLLARAVAGEAGVPFFSVAGAEFVESLVGVGAARIRDLFKRVNAVAPAIVFIDELDAAGRKRGSGGGGGGSDEREQTLNQLLVEMDGFDVSTGVVVIAATNRPDILDPALMRPGRFDRHITVERPDAEGRERILKIHAGKKPLAPDVDLERVAQRTPGFTGADLASVVNEAALLTIRQKGSQIHQRELEDAIVRVLEGPQRRGRVLTAEERLRAAYHEIGHVVVAATLGRLEDLHRVTVLGRGRTLAAATFGDSEATLLTRSDLHKQLVATLGGMAAEELVLGEPSTGAEQDLEHATDLARDMVTRYGMSDAVGRVRLQVKAGEGFLGDDNSLIDLSDETQREVEAAIRTLIDDAQAEATAILRAHRGELDALAARLDAEETLEDQVLHDALAPLMKQIASRTPAQRTVRRTGTAAAKTRKVKVSAATAPAPKTVTARTKDRA encoded by the coding sequence GTGGCCAGCCCCACCAGCGGCGCCACTGCCGAGCCCACAGAGAGCCCGGCGGTGCCCACCGCCGCATCGGTCTCGGAGCCCGCGCAGAAGGTCGTGCCCGAGGGGCGCGTCGAGCGCCTCAAGGCCAGCTACGCCGCGTGGAAGCGCAAGCGCGCCGCCACCAAGGGCCCGGGCGGCAAGGGGCTGTTCTTCACCCTCGTCGCCACCCTGGTCGCGCTGTTCCTGCTCTTCATCACCTCGCTGATCCACGTCAACTCCGGCCCGGACGTGCGCGAGATCACCACCTCGCAGTTCGACGCCCTCGCCCTGGGCAACCGCATCGAGAAGGCGACGATCCTCGACGAGGACAGCGCCGTGCTGCTGCAGCTGCGCACCACCGAGGACGCCCTCGTCCTGGCCGCGGACCGCAAGGACGCCATCACGCCGCAGGTCATCAACGTGCCTGACGGCCGCGCCGAGGTGTTCGTCAACTTCACCTCGGGCGGTGCCCAGACCGGCCGCGTCACCGACACCCTCAAGGCCTCCGGAGCCTCCTACTCCACCGACGAGCAGACCGGCAAGAAGCGGCTGCGCACCGTCACGGAGTTCCTGCTCCCGGTGCTGATCCTGGCCAACCTGTTCGGCCTGCTGTTCGTCGGCAAGGGCTCGGGCGGCTCCGCGATCGGTGAGGTCACCAACTTCGGCAAGGTCGACGACGGCAGCCGCACCGGCGGCTCCTCGGTGACCTTCGCCGACGTCGGCGGCGCCGACGAGGCCGTCGTCGAGCTGGCCGAGGTCCGCGACTACCTCAAGGACCCGGCGAAGTACAAGGCACTCGGCGCCACCCCGCCCAAGGGCGTCCTGCTGTTCGGCCCGCCCGGGACGGGCAAGACCCTGCTCGCCCGCGCCGTCGCCGGCGAGGCCGGCGTGCCGTTCTTCTCCGTCGCCGGTGCGGAGTTCGTCGAGTCGCTCGTCGGTGTCGGCGCGGCCCGCATCCGCGACCTGTTCAAGCGCGTCAACGCCGTCGCTCCCGCGATCGTCTTCATCGACGAGCTGGACGCCGCCGGCCGCAAGCGCGGCTCCGGCGGTGGCGGCGGTGGGTCGGACGAGCGCGAGCAGACCCTCAACCAGCTGCTCGTCGAGATGGACGGCTTCGACGTCTCGACCGGCGTCGTGGTCATCGCGGCCACCAACCGTCCCGACATCCTCGACCCAGCGCTGATGCGCCCGGGTCGCTTCGACCGCCACATCACCGTCGAGCGCCCGGACGCCGAGGGCCGCGAGCGGATCCTCAAGATCCACGCCGGCAAGAAGCCGCTGGCGCCCGACGTGGACCTTGAGCGCGTCGCCCAGCGGACCCCCGGCTTCACCGGAGCCGACCTCGCGTCCGTCGTCAACGAGGCCGCCCTGCTCACCATCCGCCAGAAGGGCTCGCAGATCCACCAGCGCGAGCTCGAGGACGCGATCGTCCGCGTCCTCGAGGGCCCGCAGCGCCGCGGTCGCGTCCTCACCGCCGAGGAGCGCCTGCGCGCGGCGTACCACGAGATCGGCCACGTCGTCGTGGCTGCGACCCTCGGCCGGCTCGAGGACCTCCACCGCGTCACCGTGCTCGGCCGTGGCCGCACGCTGGCCGCCGCCACCTTCGGCGACAGCGAGGCCACCCTGCTGACCCGCAGCGACCTGCACAAGCAGCTGGTCGCGACCCTGGGCGGCATGGCCGCCGAGGAGCTCGTGCTCGGCGAGCCCTCGACCGGTGCCGAGCAGGACCTCGAGCACGCCACCGACCTGGCCCGCGACATGGTGACCCGCTACGGCATGAGCGACGCCGTCGGTCGGGTGCGCCTGCAGGTCAAGGCCGGCGAGGGCTTCCTCGGCGACGACAACTCGCTCATCGACCTGTCCGACGAGACCCAGCGCGAGGTCGAGGCGGCCATCCGCACCCTCATCGACGACGCCCAGGCCGAGGCGACGGCCATCCTGCGGGCCCACCGCGGCGAGCTCGACGCCCTCGCGGCGCGGCTCGACGCCGAGGAGACCCTCGAGGACCAGGTCCTGCACGACGCCCTCGCGCCGCTG
- a CDS encoding SsgA family sporulation/cell division regulator, translated as MTARPVTVSTELQLRLVVPGATSLPVRADLRYDVADPYAVSVAFHTSGSEGSGTDVVEWTFARQLLTDGVAGPVGEGDVQVWPTAPGPASQAGTPSQAIVCLSLSSPSGRALFEVPLPELVEFLGQTYEAVPTGTEGDHVDVDAELALLLWAEPET; from the coding sequence ATGACGGCCCGTCCCGTCACCGTCAGCACCGAGTTGCAGTTGCGCCTCGTCGTGCCCGGCGCGACCTCCCTGCCCGTTCGGGCGGACCTGCGCTACGACGTCGCAGACCCCTACGCGGTCTCCGTCGCCTTCCACACCAGTGGGTCCGAGGGCTCAGGCACCGACGTCGTGGAGTGGACCTTCGCCCGCCAGTTGCTCACCGACGGCGTCGCCGGGCCCGTCGGGGAGGGTGACGTGCAGGTCTGGCCGACCGCTCCGGGTCCCGCCTCCCAGGCTGGCACCCCCTCGCAGGCCATCGTGTGCCTGTCGCTGTCGTCGCCCTCGGGGCGCGCGCTGTTCGAGGTGCCGCTGCCGGAGCTCGTCGAGTTCCTCGGCCAGACCTACGAGGCCGTCCCCACCGGCACCGAGGGTGACCACGTCGACGTCGACGCCGAGCTCGCCCTGCTGCTGTGGGCCGAGCCGGAGACCTGA
- a CDS encoding sigma-70 family RNA polymerase sigma factor codes for MRDDAADVYAGLDDRGLVARVTEGDGGALEALYGRYGRACYGLARRILADEQFAQDVVQEVFLTVWRDASRFDSARGGFSTWLLSMTHHKAVDAVRREENLRKRRTTAEVLEGRQTDGPDVEDEVWSLLRRTRVRAALQTLPAPQREALTLAYFGGYTQREIAGITSTPLGTVKTRMLAGMRRLRDSLEGISEAGTSAATDLDDAALGSSAPLDPPKDLS; via the coding sequence GTGCGCGACGACGCCGCTGATGTCTACGCCGGCCTGGACGACCGCGGACTCGTCGCCCGGGTCACCGAGGGCGACGGTGGGGCCCTCGAAGCGCTCTACGGTCGTTACGGACGGGCCTGCTACGGCCTGGCCCGCCGGATCCTCGCCGACGAGCAGTTCGCCCAGGACGTCGTGCAGGAGGTCTTCCTCACGGTGTGGCGCGACGCCTCGCGCTTCGACTCCGCCCGCGGGGGCTTCTCGACCTGGCTGCTGTCCATGACCCACCACAAGGCCGTCGACGCCGTGCGCCGCGAGGAGAACCTCCGCAAGCGCCGGACCACCGCCGAGGTCCTCGAGGGCCGGCAGACCGACGGCCCCGACGTGGAGGACGAGGTGTGGTCGCTGCTGCGCCGCACCCGCGTCCGCGCCGCCCTGCAGACCCTGCCCGCGCCGCAGCGCGAGGCGCTCACCCTGGCGTACTTCGGTGGCTACACGCAGCGTGAGATCGCCGGCATCACGAGTACGCCGCTGGGCACCGTGAAGACGCGGATGCTCGCGGGCATGCGCCGGCTGCGCGACAGCCTCGAGGGGATCTCCGAGGCCGGCACCTCCGCAGCGACCGACCTCGATGACGCCGCACTCGGCTCCAGCGCCCCTCTCGATCCACCGAAGGACCTCTCGTGA